ttataaataaatagaacatgtattgatttaaaaactattttaagggCAGtcccggtagctcagcggtttagcgcccgccgccttcagcctggggcgtgatcctagagacctgggatcgagtcctgcatcgggctccctgcatggagcctgcttctccctctgcctgtgtctctcccccttcctctgtgtgtgtgtgtgtgtttctcctaaataaataaaatcttaaaaaaaaaaaagtattttaagaatccCTGTCTTTTAATCAGTAAATTTAGTCCAATTATATTTGTAGTGATTATTTTGCTATATAATACCAACTTCTTTTGtgtgttctattttttctgctttatccttttttattctttcctgacCTTTCCTGGGTATGTGTGatttattgagttttaaaaattgcatcacggagcacctgggtggctcagttggttaagcttctgactttggctcaggtcatgatcttggggtcctgggatcccaccccacgttgggctccctgctcagtggggagcctccttcaccttctccctctccctctgcccctagcccccactcatgtgctctctatTGCTATCTCTGTtactatctgtctctctctcaaaaaaatactttaaaaaattgcatcATATGTTTAtactatttctatattttatgattAGCTTAAATTTCCAGCATGCATATCTACATTAGAATCAAATATTAATAACTCTGTCCTCCTCCTGAATTATAAAGGACCCTTGAACTCTCTTACCTTTAGTTACTCCCTCCCAAAAAGTAAAAGTTAGTTTTCAGTACTTTAgttccattttgctttttaatcctTCAAGTGAAGTATTATTTTGATCTCATAGATTTAGTTCTTTTTAGgtttatgcatattttactaattttttgctCATTGTTTTTGAGTTGCAACCCTGCCTTGCAAGttcctttttttgcttcttgaagaACATCCTAAGCATTTCTTCACTGAGAGTCCCTTGGTGGTAAGCTCAGTTTTTACTTGTCCAAAATAACTTTCTTTGTAATAATTCTGGAAGGACAATTTAGGAGGATAAAATGTTGTAGGATAATAATTATTTCCTCTTaacatttttaggattttacttttCACAGTCTCTTTAGAAGTCTGTAATCATTTGTAGAtagctttcttctttccttttactatttttatactcttctttattgttcttcagtttctttactaTGTGTCTCcatagagattatttttctctccttagtTAGATTTATTGTGCTTTCTGAATTTAGGATTTGTTTTCCATTAGTTCTGGAAATTTCTCAGATACTATCTTTTCTGGTATcgcctttctttcattttctatgcTTCCTTCTTCTGGAACTTGAGTTAATCATATGTTAGTCCTCATTTTATCTTCCATATTTCTTAGtacttaattcatattttttactCTATCATTATCTGAAGTTCTTCAGAGTCTAATTCtgctggggtttttttctccaaatttctgcCAAACCTCATAGCTTATCTCCTATTTCATAATTCTGGACTATAGCAGGCTTTATTGGTAGGAATTCTGTGAGCCTTGGACAGAGGATGTAGTTCTACAGGTAGTATCTGGTTTTATTTCTGCTTGGTTTGTTCAAATAGGCATTTTGGTGTGCCAACAACACatgactattttaattttttagcttgGAATTTCCTAGAAGATGCAAGTTATCTACATTTGAATCTACAGTATGTAGAGGTCAGGCCTAAGATGACATATTATCAGAAAAAACCTTTTTTCCATTGATTATCTAACCAACACAGATCAATTTCCCTTAGGTGAATCTTTTCTAGGCTGCCTTTTCTTTGAAGGTATAACCCTGCAGGGCTATGCAGGAATCCCAGTTCTTGTTCCTCACTTTGCTTAGGCCccagatctttctctttttcccaaacaGCCACTAAAAACCATTCCTCTACGAACACCAGCAAATACCCTCAAGGAAACCAGAGCTTCAGCACCATGTTTTTAACAAGCTGGTTTCCTGctccttgtttatttttggtctgtaaggatatttcttaatttttttaagagcttaactatacctttatttatttattttttttaagattttatttattcatagaaacacaactagagagagagaggcagagacacaggcagagggagaagcaggcaccacgcagggagcccgatgtgggactcgatcccgggtctccaggatcacgccctgggctgcaggcggcgttaaaccgctatgtgccaccggggctgcccttaactaTACCTTTAAAAAGAGGTTTGTGGTATTTTATTTAGGATATCTGTGTAGgtgtgttgggaggttttgtttttgttttgaggatATGTAGTCTATATtgtcagaaataaaagtaatgtatcttcaagtaatattttttacttagacaaatatattgatattctttctcttacgtaattttaaaatatttgtttatttgagagagcagtgCCTTTTAGAGGAAGGggcggtgcagagggagaaggagagagagaatctcaagcagactccctgctgagtgtggaatccaatgcagggctcatctcacaaccctgagatcatgacctgagctgaaatcaagagttggccacttaaccaactgtgctaccaAGGCACCCTTCTTCCATCATTTTTCAGCTTTGAAAGTCTACCCTTCTCCACAGAGATGCTAAATAATTACCTAAATTTCTTCTAATTTagttatggctttttttttatttttaagattttatttattcatgagagacgcagaaagagTCAGAtgtaggcagatggagaagcatgcttcccgtggggagcctgatgtgggacttgatccctggaccccgggatcatgccctgagctaaaggcagatgctcaaccactgaaccacccaggtgtccctatggcTTGGTTTTTTAATGCTTAatatagaattaatattttaagtgatctttgcttatataattaatatttgtcaGTAGTTCAAGGGAATTTTAGAGGAAATAAAGGCTGGAAGAGAACTCATATTTATTTAGAGTATTATGGATTTTATATTCACTTTCATAATCCTTATCACAACCTTATGAAGTAGgaattatcttgatttttatgaATAGGTTAACTAAGGCTccagaggttaagtaatttgcttgGGGTTACATGTATAAGGAGCAGCAGAACCAGGTTGAAATCCTTTGATCTTTCTAGTCATTCATACAGTTTACCATTAAATCTGAACTTTGCTATTCAGGGCTTTTTATCTGCTTATTACTTAGTTCTACATTTGGCTAATATAGAAGTAACTGGCAGGCAGGGGAAGTGGGAAGAAGGGAGACACATTGCCAATTGTCAAAATAAGTTTGATTAGCAGCAGATAGAAGGGCCAGGAGTAAAGACTAGACATGTTCACATGGCTATGCATACAGGGAGTATGCCAGAAAACCACAGAGGCAATCGAGGCAGCAGATGGTTTGTGTCAAATTAAGGAAGGAAATCACATTTATAGAATACAcagtgtgccagacactgggacAGGTGGTGATGCTTTATTTAGGTTCTCTCATTTAAGCTTCCCCACAGAGCTGGGGATGAGTGTTAAGATTGGCAGCAGGTGGTAGCAAAGTCTCAGGTTCTTGATGGTTCAGGGTTAGGATTCCAGTTCTTGAGCAAATTGAGGTTCATTAGGGCTCTGATTTTGGTTATCtaatcatttaattatttttttctgatgataatATTAATAAGTATTGAGAAAACTTGAGAAGTAAgtttaaagaagtaaatataGTGAACCATAATCTACCAAGCAGAGGACATTTGTTAATAAGTATGTGCATGTTTGTATAATTGTTTTTCACGCTGCTGGTATGACTATATATACTATTTtgtattctgaatttttttacaAGTGGCATTTCATAAGGATTTCCCTATacctgtaaatatattttttttaattttttaaattttaaagattttatttatttattcatgagagtcacagagagaggtagagacataggcagagagagcagcaggctcctcataggggagcccgacacaggactcaatccctggaccaggatcacgccctgagccgaaggcagacgcttaactggtgagccatccaggcgtccctgcctcTAAATATTCTTAAACATTTGCTTTTAGCAGATAATATATGAACATATTTATGAAGCTTATAATGAAACACAGCAATCCCTTCTCCCATCTCTAAATTCTACATTCCAGCAGCAGTGATCTCTAACTCTTTGAGTTACTGCTTCTGGAATTTGCCCTCATTTCTAAATACCAGTTTTAGATGGTATCTGTTGGTTTCCTGGTATGAAAGCAGAAGATTCCATAATAGTTTGCCTCATCTCATTCTTCTAATACTGTTAGgtctcaatttttgttttgttgtaactATAAATAATGTTTACTGAGCCAAGAGTTATAACTCTATGCTCAAACTTCCAACTCTGTTTGTAGCCTCAGAATTAAtaattgcttcatttattttcagttttgtcatttgttttgaGTCTCCAGCAGATCTATGAAAGCCCCCTAATGCTGTTTTCCACATGATCAAAGGCATCAGATAATACTGAGGAGCATCCCCTATACCTCTAGGATCTCCTGTCCTGCtccatcctgtgccctccttcaGATGCTTTCTAGGCCAGCTGCATCTCTGTCTTCATGGGATATCTTTTTAACCATCACCCTAGAAGTTCCCTTTACATCTTCCCCACTGGATCTTGTTTTTGTCTTCAGTTGGGTAGAGTAGCTCCTTGGGAAAAAGTGTACAGAAATAAGGTTTTTGAGACCTCTTGTATTGGTTATCCATTGCtttgtaacaaattactccaacacttagtgacttaaaacaacaataaacatttattattttgtagtcTCTGTGGCTAGGAATTTGGCTGGTTGGTTCTGGCTGAGAGAGTCGCATAAAATTGCAGTAAAGAGGGCAACCAACAAAGCAGTTACCTGAAGGCTTGACTAGGATCTGGAGGATTTGCTTCCAAGATGATTCACTCACAAAGCTGGCAAGTTTTTGCTGGTGGTTTGTTGGAAGCCATAGTTCTATGGGCCTCTCCAAATGCTGCCTGAGGGCTCCCAGGACCTGGTGACTGCATCTCAGACTGATCCCAGAGAGCAAGATGGAAATGATGAtgttttttatgacttttttcttccacattctatccattagaagtgagtcactaaCTCCTATCCACATTCAAAGGAGTAAGTATAGGTGTGGAGATTGGAGGGGTATGGAATATTGAAGcgaaatatataattataataagtattttaagAAAGCTAAATTTCCTATTGAACAGAGAAGCCTCTACAAGGCACCAAAGCAAGGGAGTTTGGATGCCCTCTCTTTTCCAGAAGCCTCTACAAGGCACCAAAGCAAGGGAGTTTGGATGTCCTCTAGCTGCTGCATTAATGACTTTCTTTCTTGCTCAGGAAAAGTTTTTGAGAGTTTTATAGGGTTGAGGATAAGAGAGAAGGACGAAGAAATAAGAATAGATTCAAGGCACTTCTATCTACACACTTCATACTTACAGTATCTTTAGAGATGTCTTCAAAGCTTCAAATATTTCAGACTTactgtgtttgtttattttttttttaattataaggaaTGATTAGTGgacttattttagaatttttgcttGACCCAGGGCAATTTTATCAATAGAAAGGAAAGAGACCGTACCagttaaatttttatattcttaaaaacaaaatctttatcaCTTCCAACTCTGCATTAGGAGTCATCTTTGGTTGGAACATCTATTTATAGCTGTCACACTTATCTTGACCATAGCTGGGGCTtgctctccctttttctctgatATACAATGTTTCCCAGTGCTTGTAGCAAAATGTAGATAAGGCTGGAGTATTTCATAAGGCTTTACCAAAGGCAGgggaagaagtaaaaggaaataagcaTAGAGGGTAGCATGCAAGGAGATGATTTTTCATAGGAGATCTAGTTTTAGTCTTCAGCTTTGCTTTCTCTCACTCCTGGCTTGCCTCAAGATGATGAAAGCCATCTTCTCTACCACTCAGGAGAACCTTCAAGCATGTGCAGACTCtaaatttcaaaaccaaaagaGAGGATTTCATGATTCACACTAGGAGTGCTGTCAAATGGGTGTGGCCTGTGCCTTCCACAAGAAATCCTAACTGTATTCCAGTAGTCTCTAGGAGATGATCATATCTAATGGTATATCAGTAGCTTACTGTCCTTACTAGAGCAAGTGTGTGGTGGATAGGTTGGGACTCTGTCATAAGCTTTTTATAGAATGAATCTATttattatacttatatatattttatgctttttaaaataagggatacattgttttctaattaaaagaACAGTGGGCTAGAACTAGTAGACCTGAGTTCTAGTCTGATTTGCCAGTAGTAAACAGTCTCTTTTATAAGTCCTTCAAACTTTCTATAGCTTCGTTGAGAGATTTGAATATAGTCTACAGTTTTATGATTAACTatcaatagattttttaaaagattttatttatttattcgagagagagtgagtgagtgagcgggagagagcatgagcaggaaggagagaagcaggctccccactgagcagggagcctgacacagggctccatcccaggaccccagaaacatgacctgagccaaaggcagacacttaactgactaagccatccaggtgccccaactatcATTAGATTCTATAATCTATCAAATGATTATAGAATTCATACCCGAGTCTTTCTCTTTGTGGTACAGTAGTCTGTTTTGTATGATGTTGAGATACTAGTGAGGAATAAAGGCCCAAAGGTTGCAATGAGAAAACATAATCCATTTTATGATATACCTTAGAGGACAGCTTCTCCATTATACTGACAGGTAGGACCTGCATATATTTAGAAAGGGCCATTGGTGCTTACTATGAGTTGTTTGTAAAGTAAACATTTACCTCATCTCACATATAAATTTAGATATTCTTAAACAATTTAATTGTATCTCTTTAAATCTATACTTAGATTCTGtgctttctggttttatttctttcatggttttggcattttagctttaaaaattttaagttaacgAACAAGAGCGTCATGtgttaaaagtattttaagagtAAGTTATTTAATACTCATAGTTAAGACTGGTTTTTTACTTCTActtatgcataattttttttttccagagtgaaaAGCTTTTGTTATACGATACAGTCCAGAGTGAACTGGAGGAGAAGATAAGAAGGCTTGAAGAGGATAGACACAGCATTGATATCACCTCAGGTAACAGGAATGACATGATTATGATATTTCCTTAAGTGACACTGAACCTGTGATTTACTGTAGTTTCTTATAATATCCTAGTCTTCTAATATAAACAGTATGTAAATGAAGGATCCtaatgagaggagaaagaggagactTGTAAAGAATTTGATAAGCTTGTGATTGATTGTGTTgtgttgattttatttgaattcacatttcagaaagacagaaaatgggGCACATGAAAAGGGACAGAAGAGAAATGTGAGAGACACTATAGGAGTAAGAATAGTTCACTTTAAgaataatgagaatatttttataatataagaaTGGTATTGGAAGACAGCTACAATATATATTCTTCCAAGTGTTGAAAGATCAGGtggaagaaggaataaaaaccttttcttttttgtatcatACAAACTGGAAATTAAGGTAGATTTCTGTCTTAGAAAAAGGATAACTTATTAATAATTAGAATAGTCCAACATTGAAGTTGGCTTTTTCAGGGGTATTATGGAAACCCTTTCTACATTGGGTTGACGATGTACAGGGTTATCCTACAGATCttgtatgtatattattttacctcttaaaaaattttatttctttggcatAGAGTAGGCAAAGGAATCAGATAAGCTGAACTCTACTGCCATGGCCCCAGTCCCCACTACTTGGGTGACTATGAGCAACAGTTACTCTAGTTTTTCTAAATCAgtctccttgtctgtaaaattgAAACAATAGGAATGAATGCCTAACTCAGAGATAGCTTTGAGGATTAGATGACACAATGCATgtaatgtatatttaataaagtACCTATGTTCATCACTTATTGGTCATTAAAGTGCCCAGGTGACTTTTactttaatgaaattttatagtcatatgtgtatatacttaagtttattatatatatatatatatatatatatatatatatatatacacacacacacacacatagctaCATATGAAATACTGCTACCATGAAATTACATAGCTTTTTCCCCTGCTTTGATCTCCAGCAGctaatacttaatttttatttgccaGAGCTATGGAATGATGAGCTTcagtcaagaaaaaagagaaaggatccttTCAGTCCTGACAAAAAGAAGCCAGTTGTTGTTTCAGATAtccttttctgaattctttttgcCTCACTATACATTTCTGCATTGTGCAtagctttgtatttttattagtataCATTGACTTTATATGATCCTGTAGTAGGTAAAAGATGACTTATAAAACTGGTTAAaggcagaaaatataatttagattAAGAGGGGTAGGGAAGAAGTAGAAAtttagtcatgatctcagctttgaaagaaaattaatatggCTTTGTAGTTCACAAAAGCTTTGTTGTGAATCAGCTGTTTAGCATATAGCATGATTGTTTAATTCACACGtatattttttaacactttcAATATTTCTGAAGttggaatgtatttattttaaggcttttttgttttttgtttttgagagagagagaaagagagagaggggagcagtagaaggagagggaaagaggatcttaaacaggctccacacccagcatggaatcTGATGTGGAgatcgatctcataaccctgtcatcatgacctgaaccgaaatcaagttggacacctaaccaactgaggcacccatgtgccccagaaaTTGGAGTGTTGTTTAAAGTAATATGTGTTTTCAATCAAGGTATTCCCTGTGGTACCCTCCCCTTACCACTCTGCCTTTGCCCATCTCCACCTCAAAACAGTGATTAGGTTGGTGGTATATCTTACAATCAGTGATAACAGAGAATTAACAGAATATGGTTATAGCATCTGAAGTACTGGAATATATTTATCATGGTACTAAGTTTTTTGGAGAATAATTTGAAGTCAGAATTCAGCATGCCAAAGGATTATATCCAGAAATcattgttccaattctctgaaaaACAGAAGTTTGGGAATTCAAAGTGTGAAATTCTTACAGCTAAGTTAACCTTGACTTTTCTACGTCCATATATAGTTTATATGCTACAAGATCTTGATATTCTTGAAGACTGGACAACAATTAGGAAGGTATGATTAAAGAGTAATGGAATACAAGTACCTTTTatagtgaatttttaaagatttctcttgttttttactAACACATCAAAATATGATTACTGTTAATATGCTTTGCAACATTCTATAGCAATTAATGCTAATACAGATAACAATGGATTCTAAGAATATTTTAGGAGAGACATATCAGCAACTTGATTGTATTTTTTCCTGTAATAATCTAATAATTTGTGCAAAAGTacagaaaagcatttattttaggtTGCCCCAAAATAACaataacctttctgtgccttgtCCTTAGCCCATTCCTGGCTTTAtagggcactcaataaatatttcttgaatgaatgaaagtgaGTGTTTGAACCCTTATTGTATGTCCTTTTTATTCTGTCATTAAATATTCAAGAATTATGGGATTTTCTGTGCTTGTTTAAAAGTAGAGacttattttttgtattaaatttttccgtttggggatccctgggtggctcagcagtgcagtgcctgcctttggcccagggcgtgatcctgtagtcccaggatcaagtcccgtgtcgggctcccagcatggagcctgcttctctctctgcctctctctctctctctctctctctctgtctatcatgaataaataaaatcttaaaaaaaataaatttttccgtTTTCAGAAACTTCTCAGTTGAGAGAGAGAATTCAGATATTGATAACACCTCTAGGTGAAATGgttattctttatattccttaTGGTCTTAgacattaaaatttattagagGAGCTGAAGATTGTATTTCACTTTTAGCTACTGAGGTCATCAGTAGTGTTGTAGACATTAAATAGATCCCAAATTTACTTTATCAGTCTAttaactctttcttcttttttaattaaggcaATGGCTACACTGGGTCCACACAGAGTGAAAACAGAACGTAAGTCATTTGATCTACGTTTAGGAATCTTGTCTGTGAAGACTTGTTGAATCAGGGCTAAGTCATCCACATACTAAACAGTGCCTCCATTTCATTTCATCAGTGAACACTACTCCTGgaattatgatattttaaatcctatttaaaattgGCACTAGTAACTGATAATGTACCTGCTTCCCCTTCTGGCACTTGCCTAGTTAATTAATGGTTTATTGTACATTGTATAGCTTCATTTTGTAGTTATATTAAAAACTTTGTGAATTATAtaggaaatgaagaaattctCTTGTTTCTGTCATTTACCTttgttatctaaaatatttttagtggttttttttcacatatatgcaTGGACTGGTGTTAATGTTCTGCACTTTTGTTCTGACAATATCTTATTAATATAACAGTTTTTGAACTGATCCCTTTAGCACCTGTGAAACTGGAAAAACATTTACATAGTGCTAGATCTGAAGAAGGAAGATTATATTATGATGGTGAATGGTATATACGTGGACAAACAATATGTATTGATAAAAAAGATGAATGTCCTACAAGGTAAAAATTATCATTCAGTTTTGCTCAGTATTATAGTTTATAACACTgttgtcaataaatatttgccccCTCTGTAGTGCATTCATAATACACCATTCATTAGTTGCTTAAAGATCCTTTTCTCTTGGCATATGATTTGGTTAGCATGTGTGTATACCAGTGTTAATATTTGTAGACTAATGTCACGTATTAAGTTCTTGAGCACAAGCATTAACACAAGAAGAAATGTTGGAATTATTTAGCCAGGTAAGTAGTGCTATTTGTTCTTAAAGTAGATGATGAATTGTTAGGATTTTAATATTATGATCTTTAAACCAGCCTGTTAGGCATTTTGGGTGGACATATTAATCGTTAactttttttgcatgtgttaCAGTATGTATCAATTAGAGTAGGAAAGGAATGTAAATTAACGAAAAT
This Canis lupus familiaris isolate Mischka breed German Shepherd chromosome 8, alternate assembly UU_Cfam_GSD_1.0, whole genome shotgun sequence DNA region includes the following protein-coding sequences:
- the BRMS1L gene encoding breast cancer metastasis-suppressor 1-like protein isoform X3 — protein: MDDEDCERRRMECLDEMSNLEKQFTDLKDQLYKERLSQVDAKLQEVIAGKAPEYLEPLATLQENMQIRTKVAGIYRELCLESVKNKYECEIQASRQHCESEKLLLYDTVQSELEEKIRRLEEDRHSIDITSELWNDELQSRKKRKDPFSPDKKKPVVVSGPYIVYMLQDLDILEDWTTIRKAMATLGPHRVKTELFELIPLAPVKLEKHLHSARSEEGRLYYDGEWYIRGQTICIDKKDECPTSAVITTINHDEVWFKRPDGSKSKLYISQLQKGKYSIKHS